One Setaria viridis chromosome 3, Setaria_viridis_v4.0, whole genome shotgun sequence DNA window includes the following coding sequences:
- the LOC117847462 gene encoding transcription factor APG — protein MGRPRPHLFLQTHPSLASAPAAAAVGGASLFLNCSPTSLLLPPSHAHKQQQFVLACAPTSNSLSSPLCSPAPRHRSSSSVRSILLHLSPRGARMIGPGDELAELLWDNGPALRRAPPPFQPFTCSAAGSSRAHELKRHAAAAAGMASVPLGAHDAGGFPVHDDDDAVPWLHCPVIVDDGDTAPLPPEYCAGLLSEYPGLPGAAPPASPHHGAAVPASRAAPPEAAAKQAPPSAGEGVMNFTFFSRPLQQRPQASAAAAPSNPVESTVVQAATNRLRSTPLFSEQRMAWLQPPKAPRATAAGAPPAPQAPLPPELRHGEAATVTQRRLQPEARAPDAAAGPAAVTTSSVCSGNGDRSQPKRSSHHQLPDCSVSPDEDLDDEGGATRRSESRSNKRSRTAEVHNLSERRRRDRINEKMRALQELIPNCNKIDKASMLEEAIEYLKTLQLQVQMMSMGTGLCVPPMLLPAMQMPHPMAAHFPHLGMGLGFSMGAAAAAFDMARAAGVHFPCPPMAMPPGPMFGVPGQAMPPPAAAAFAHMATAPPEQMEVAPARRGAEADQPPVPVVTQGDQKQQHPKQT, from the exons ATGGGTCGCCCTCGTCCCCACCTCTTCCTGCAAACCCATCCATCACTGGCCTcggctcctgctgctgctgcggtagGTGGCGCGTCGCTCTTCCTTAACTGCTCGCCCAcctctcttctccttcctccatcccacGCACACAAGCAGCAACAGTTCGTGCTAGCTTGTGCTCCGACCTCCAACTCCCTATCCTCTCCGCTCTGCTCGCCCGCGCCAAGGcacaggagcagcagcagcgtgcgCTCCATCCTGCTCCACCTGTCGCCGCGCGGCGCTCGGAT GATCGGGCCGGGCGACGAGCTGGCCGAGCTGCTCTGGGACAACGGGCCGGCGCtgaggagggcgccgccgccgttccaaCCCTTCACCTgcagcgccgccggcagcagcagGGCCCACGAGCTCaagcgccacgccgccgctgccgccggcatgGCCTCCGTACCGCTCGGGGCGCACGACGCCGGCGGGTTCCCcgtccacgacgacgacgacgccgtgcCGTGGCTGCATTGCCCCGTCatcgtcgacgacggcgacacGGCGCCGCTGCCCCCGGAGTACTGCGCCGGCCTGCTGTCCGAGTACCCGGgcctccccggcgccgcgccgcccgcctcccccCACCACGGCGCGGCCgtcccggcctcccgcgccgcgccgccggaggcCGCGGCCAAGCAGGCCCCGCCGAGCGCCGGTGAGGGCGTCATGAACTTCACCTTCTTCTCGCGTCCCCTGCAGCAGCGGCCGCaggcgtccgccgccgcggccccgaGCAACCCCGTCGAGTCCACGGTCGTGCAGGCGGCGACGAACCGGCTGCGGAGCACCCCGCTGTTCTCGGAGCAGAGGATGGCGTGGCTGCAGCCGCCCAAAGCGCCGCGCGCCACGGCGGCAGGGGCACCTCCTGCCCCCCAGGCGCCTCTGCCCCCAGAGCTCCGCCACGGAGAAGCCGCCACGGTGACTCAACGCAGGTTGCAGCCGGAAGCGAGGGCTCCCGATGCGGCCGCGGGACcggcggcggtgaccacctcgtcGGTCTGCTCCGGCAACGGTGACCGGAGCCAGCCCAAGAGGAGCAGCCACCACCAGCTCCCGGACTGCTCCGTCAGCCCGGACGAG GACCTCGACGACGAGGGCGGCGCGACGAGGAGGTCGGAGTCGCGGAGCAACAAGCGGAGCCGCACCGCCGAGGTGCACAACCTATCGGAGAGG AGGAGACGAGACCGGATCAACGAGAAGATGCGCGCCCTGCAGGAGCTCATCCCCAACTGCAACAAG ATCGACAAGGCGTCGATGCTGGAGGAGGCGATCGAGTACCTGAAGACCCTGCAGCTGCAGGTGCAGATGATGTCGATGGGGACGGGTCTGTGCGTGCCGCCGATGCTGCTGCCGGCGATGCAGATGCCGCACCCCATGGCGGCGCACTTCCCCCACCTCGGCATGGGGCTGGGGTTCAGcatgggcgcggcggcggcagccttcGACATGGCCCGCGCTGCCGGCGTGCACTTCCCGTGCCCTCCGATGGCAATGCCGCCAGGGCCGATGTTCGGCGTGCCCGGGCaggcgatgccgccgccggccgccgcggcgttcgCTCACAtggccaccgcgccgcccgAGCAGATGGAAGTTGCTCCTGCACGGCGAGGAGCAGAAGCGGACCAACCGCCGGTTCCCGTCGTCACACAG GGcgatcagaagcagcagcatccGAAGCAGACGTGA